From Actinomycetota bacterium:
GCGCTGGTCTTCGCTTTTGCCGCGCTCAGCTGGAACAACCTCAATGCCCAGCAGGCGATCGTTTCCTCAGGCGAGTCGGTCTCGAGCCTCTTCGACACGACGCTGGAGATCCGGCGTTTCGAAAAGAATTATTTCCTTTACCGGACCGCGGGTGATTACAACGAGCTGCTGGCCTATATAGACCAAGCTGACGATATCCTGGGCCGGCAGGAGCTGACCATGTTTACCACTCCCGAGGTGATCGATGGCCTGAGTAACAATCTTCAGGCCTATCGCGATCTTCTGACGCAGGACACGGGCAGCTCGGCCGCCGCTGGCGCGAGCACGGCGGGCTCAGTCGCCGCCGCGGGCAGCTCCGCGGGCCCCGGCGGTTCCCCGGGCGATCCGGCGCTGGAAGCCGCCATCCGTGAGAAGGGCAAGGAGATCGTCACCACCAGCGAGCAGATCAACACCAGCCGCAATGGGATCATGGCTGACACCCTGCAGTCCGGCAAGCGGAACCTTTTGATCGGCATCGGACTGCTGCTGGCCGCCGTGTTTGCAGGCGGCGTCCTCTTTTCCCGCAAGACCATCCGGCCGCTGGCCGAACTGGAGCAGCACATGGTGCGCATCACCTCCGGCGAGTTCTCGCTGATCCCGGTCAAGTTCAGGGACAGGGAATTCGTCTCGCTCAAGGCGGCCTTCAACAGGATGCTCCTTGAACTCCGGGCCCGCCAGGACTACCTCGTCGAGTCGGAGAAGTTCGCCGCCATGGGCACGCTGGTGTTCGGCGTCGCTCACGAGCTCAACAATCCGCTTGCCAACATCTCCACCTCCACACAGATCCTCAAGGAAGAAATAGACGACGGGGATATCCGCTACCAGAAGGAGCTGCTGGGCCAGATCCAGGCAGAGACCGACCGGGCGCGGGACGTTGTGGGCTCGCTGCTCAACTATTCGCGCTCCAAGGAAAAACAGACTTTTAAGCTCAGGGGCGCCGTGGACGAGACCGTCAGGCTGGTCAAAGCCGAGGTGCCGTCAAACATCGCCCTGCAGATCGACATTCCCGCGGGGCTGACCGTCTACGCCGACCGCCAGAAGATCCAGCAGGTTTTGATAAACCTTGTCAAAAATGCCATAGACGCCATCGAGGGTGAGGGCAGGATACGCGTCTTCGCGGCCGGGCTCGATGACAGGAACCTCGAGATCGTCGTCCTCGATAACGGCGCCGGCATGGAGCCCGACAAACTGGAAAAGATTTTCGATCCCTTCTACACCAGCAAGCAGGAGGGTTACGGCCTGGGGCTGTTCATCGTGCACAACATCATCGCCGACTACGGCGGTTCGATCAGTGTCGACAGCTATCCCGGCAAGGGGACAACCTTTACTATCGTGCTTCCCATGAAGGAGTCGTGAAAATGGAAAACGCCGGACGCATGTTGATCGTCGAGGATGAAAAAACGGCGCTGAAGAACCTCGAACATGTGATGAAGAAGGAAGGCTACCGGGTCACCGGCACCATGAGCGGGCCCAACGCCCTGCAGCTGCTCGAGAAGAACGAGTACGACATCGTGCTCACCGATCTGAAGATGGAAAAGGTCGACGGCGTCGAGGTCCTGGAGAAGAGCAAGTCGCTCTATCCCGACTCCGAAGTCATCATGATCACGGCTTATGCTTCTATTCCCTCGGCGGTGGAGACCATGAAAAAGGGCGCCTACGACTACATCGCCAAGCCCTTCAACCTTGACGACGTCCGCAAGGCTGTCCGCGCCGCCCTCGAGCGGGTCGCGCTGAGGAAGGAAAACACCCAGCTGCGCGAGCAGCTCGAACAGTTCGAGGGTAAGGTTAAGATCGTGACCCAGAACTCGATGATGCAGAAGCTTCTGGAGACCGCCAGGCAGATCGCGCCGACGGACTGCAACGTGCTCATCACCGGCGAGTCGGGCACCGGCAAGGAGCTCTTCGCCCGTTATCTGCATTTCACCAGCAATCGCAGCAAAGGGGGCTTCTTCGCCATCAACTGCGGCGCCCTGACCGAGGATCTGCTGGCCAACGAGCTCTTCGGCCATGAGAAGGGAGCCTTCACCGGCGCCAACTCGCTCAAGAAGGGAATCATCGAGTCGGCTTCCGGAGGCACGCTGTTCCTCGACGAGATAACCGAGATGTCCGCGGCCATGCAGGTAAAGCTGCTGAGGGTGTTGCAGGAGAAGGAGCTCATAAGAGTCGGCGGCACCGACGCGGTCGAAGTGGACGTCAGGATACTGGCGGCTTCCAACCGCAACCTCCACGAGGCCACCATGCAGAAGCGTTTCCGCCAGGACCTCTATTACAGGCTCAACGTGGTCTCGCTGCATATCCCGCCGCTCTCGGAGCGGCGGGACGACATCCCCTTGCTGTGCCAGTACTTCCTCAAGAAATATTCGGCGCTGATGAACAAGGACGTCCGCGAGATGTCGCCTTCGGTCATCGGCCTTTTGATGAACTATGATTTTCCAGGCAACGTCCGCGAGCTCGAGAACATCGTCGAGCGCGGCGTGGCGCTGGCCAACGACCGCGTGGTCGAGATGGCCCATCTTCCGGACGATCTCAAGGATCTCGATATCAAGACCTTCCGGCGCAAGGAAGGGCGCTATCCCACCCTCGCCGAGCAGGAGCTTTCCTACATCCGCTGGGTGCTGCAGGAGACGGGCGGCAACAAGACCCTGACCGCCGGCATCCTGGGAATCGACCGGGTCTCGCTGTGGAGGAAGATCAAGAAATATGAGATGGAAGAAGTCTGAGGGGCCCGGGGCAGGAATGGCGCCTGAAGGATTAGCCGGCGCCGCGCTGAACAATTAGCGGGCTGGAGCCCAAAGGATTAGCCGGCCGGCAAATGAGGAAGAATCAAGGTCCAGGCGAAAAAGGAGTGACCATGGGTAAGATACTTGTTCCCGTCGACGGCAGCGAGTCGGCGAAGAAAGCAGCGGACGCGGCAATCGAGATGGCGTCCCTGATGGGCGATGAAGTTGTGGCGCTGCGCGTCATCGACGTCGAGAGTTATGCCGGCAACTGGGAGTTCATGCGTGATCAGGTCGAAGAGGAACTGAAGCGTGACGCCGGTGAGATTCTGGATGATGTCGAGAAACGGGCCGCGGCCAAAGGCGTCAATGTCGAGAAGATCATGCGTTACGGCGATGCTTCTAACGAGATCATTTCGTACGTCAAGAAAAACAAGGACGACATCCGGTCGATCATGATGGGTTCCGCCGGCCGCAGGGGCATCGCCCGCGCTTTTATCGGCAGCACTGCTTCGCGTGTGGCCCGCCAGGTCGGCGCCGAAGTGCCCTGTCCGGTGACGATCGTCCCCGCTTAGGGCTGGGAGTCGACCTCGGTGGAATAGGGGATGAGCTCCCGCTCATTCTCGATAAGTTCCAGAAATGCCTTGACGACCGCCGGATCCCATTGCTTGCCGGCTTCGCGCCGAAGCGTTCCCAGGACCTGTCGTTGCGACATGGGCGGACGGTACGGCCGTGGTGAGGTCATGGCGTCGTAAGCATCGGCCACCGAGATGATGCGGGCTTCGATCGGGATCTGATCGCCGGCGAGGCGATCGGGGTAGCCGTCGCCATCAAAGCGCTCCTGGTGATGGCGGATGACCGTCAACAGCAGATTGGCTGAGCGCAGCGGCTTGCAGATCTTCTCGCCGATGGCCGGATGGTCCTGCACGGCTATTAGCTCGGTGTCCGTCAGCGGGCCCGGTTTTTGCAGGATGACCTCACTGATGCCGATCTTGCCGATGTCATGCAGGATGCCGGCGTTGCGGATGACATCGATCTGTTCCTCGGTGAGATTCATGTGAGCGGCGATGCTGGCCCCGTACTGGGCGACCCGCTCGGAATGTCCCCTGGTGTAGGGGTCGTTGGCTTCGATTGCAAGCGCCAGCGTATAGATCACGTCGCGGGCGTTTTCCAGGTCCTCGTTGAGATGCTTGGTGCGAAGCAGCGATTTGACTCGCAGCAGAAGTTCCAGCTTGTCAACCGGCTTGGAGAGGAATTCATCAGCTCCGGCTTCAAATCCCTTGACCTTGTCGTCGATCTCGCTCAGCGCCGTCAGCATCATCACCGGGATGCGGTGGGTATCATGGTGGTTTTTGATCTCCTCGCAGACCTGGTAGCCGTTGAGCCCCGGCATCATGACGTCTAGGATGATCAAGTCGGGAGGTTCTTCGCCCTCGAGTTTCTGCAGCGCCTCGGTGCCGTCGAAAGCGGCGGCCACCTCGTAACCCGCGGCAGCCAGGTATGCCTCCAGCAGCTGAACATTCTGCGGGCTGTCGTCCACAATGAGGATCTTGTCATGGTGGTTGCTGCCGTTCAGCACGTTTTTGCCGCCTTCGGGTTCAATCTGCCTCCGCCGTATGAGGGCCCCCGTCCAGGAAACCCGAGATCACTTCCGCAAACTCACGCGTGTTAATCGGTTTGGCGATGTAACCGCTGCAACCGGCCTCGCGTGCCTTCTCCTCATCGCCGAGCATGGCATGCGCTGTAAGCGCGACCACATCTATACTATTAGTCAACCGATTTTGCTTCAGCCGGCGGGTGGCTTCCAGGCCGTCCATCTCCGGCAGTTGCAGGTCCATCAGTATCAGGTCCGGTTGTTCTTTTTCAGCCAGTTCAATGGCCGCGGCGCCGCTCTGGGCCTGGACCACACTGAAGCCGTGAGCCTCGAGCAGGTCGCTGACCAGTTCGAGATTCATGACATTATCTTCCACGACCAGTATTTTCTTGTCTTCCATTAGCTACTCGACCGGTTTTGCCTTCAAACCCGATGTATAAAGGGAATGGCTCTCGAGACGGCAAAGAAGCTCTTTCTTCTCGATGGGCTTGACGAAATAATCAAACGCTCCCAGCTCGATCCCGCGGCGGCTCCGTTCCAGGATGGAGATGATGATGACGGGAATATCCCTGGTCTCCGGATTGGCCTTTAACTCCTGCAACACCTGCCAGCCGTCAAGCTTGGGCAGCAGGATGTCCAGTGTGATGACATACGGTTTCAGTTCCCTGGCAAGCCTCAGCGCCTGCTCGCCGTCGAAAGCGCGGGCGACGCGGTAGCTGGCTTCTTCCAGCCAGAGCCCGATCAGTTCGCTGGTCTGGCGGTCGTCTTCGACCACAAGCACCAGCGGCTGGCCGGCCACGGTCTCGGGGTCGATCACCGCTTCGGGCAGTTTGTCCAGGCGCCAGTCGGCACTGCGCCTCTTGCCGGGCGTGATCGGCAGGGAGAAGGTAAAACGGCTCCCCTTGCCCAGTTCGCTCTCGACCCGGATGAGGCCGCCGTGCATCTCAACCAGTTTCTTGCTGAGGGCCAGGCCGACGCCGGTGCCCTCGTGACGCCGGGTATGCGCGGTTTCGAGTTGCTGGAATTCGGTGAAGATCCTGCCCTGGTCCTCCTGGCTGATGCCGATGCCGGTGTCAGTGACCGAGATTTCCACCATGTTGTCGACGGTTTTGGCTTCCAGAACCACGCGCCCGCCTTCGGGCGTGAACTTGATGGCGTTGCTCACCAGATTATACAATATTCGTTTTATCTTGGCCCCGTCTCCCTGGATCAGGGGCAGTTGTTCCTGGGGCGGCACTTCCAGCAGGACGCGGCGCTGGGCTGCGAAGGGATGACCCAGTTTGCGGATGTCTTCCATGACCTGCGGGATGGACAGATCTTCGAGCATCAGCTCATTGTCTTCCGAGCTGATCTTGGCCAGGTCGAGGATATCGTTGATCAGCTGCAGCAGATGGCGGCCGCTGGTCTCTATGTTCAAAAGATATTTTTCCTCACGGTCGCCGATGTGGCCGTTGCCGTCGCCCAGGTCCTTGAGGACTTCCGAGAATCCGATGATGGCATTGAGCGGCGTGCGCAACTCGTGGCTCATCACTGACAGGAATTCTGACTTGAGGCGGTTGGCTTCCAGCAGGTTCAGGTTGACCCGGCGCAGGTTGTCCTGTGTCTCCTCGAGGCTGTCGGCCATCTTGTTGAAGCTGTCGGCCATGTCGCCTACCTCGTCGGAGGAGCTGACCGTGACCCTCTCGCTCAGATCGCCGTCAGCGATGTTGTGGATGACGCCGACGACATGGCGCAGCGGCTTGAGGACCGTGGCCCTCAGGGCAAACCACAAAACCACGAGCAGGGTGATGATGCCGGTGATGAAGACGGCGGCCATGCGGATGATGTCGTCCTGGACGGCCTGCTGGACATTGGTCATGGATGTGGCCACCAGCACGGCGCCGCGCAAGGGCTGGCCGTCGCTGTGGCACTGCAGGCAGGCGGCCTCGGTCGGCAGCGGACGTACCTGGACCAGGTAATGTCCGTCGCTGCGGTCCTCATAATACTGGGCCGGCGTGCCGGTGCTCAGGACGCTGTTGACAGAGTCGTTGGCTGTGCCCTGGACCCCGGAATCGCTGAAGACCTCGTTGCCCTTGTTGGAATAAACCTGGATCCTGTCGACTTCGGGAGCGGTCCTGAGCTTGTCGATGGCGCTGGTGGCGACCTGCCCCTTGCCCGCCAGCATCGTGTTCTGAATGCTGCCGACAACGCTGGCGCTCAGCTGATCGGTGCTCTCTTCCTTCTGCCGGTGCAGGTCGCTGGAATCGCGGCTGACATCGAAGACGGCGAATATGCCGAAACCGATGGTCACGATTCCCATCACCAGGATAAGGATCTTGGCTTCGAGGCTTCTCTGAAGAGGATTAATCAACAGTCGCCGATCCCGGTTCAATCGTTGAGCTCGGCGCCAACGGCGCCGGAGCCTGCCGTCCCGGGACGGTCCGGTATGGTGAAGGTGAAACGGCTGCCCTTGCCGGGCGAGCTCTCCACCCAGATCCTGCCGCCATGAAGCTCCACCAGTTTTTTTGTGAGCGCCAGGCCCAATCCGGTGCCCTCGTATTTGCGGGCATACGAGCCTTCGACCTGGAGAAATTCCGAGAAGATGCGCTGCTGGTCCTTCTCGCCGATACCGATGCCGGTGTCGGCGACGGATATGGCCACGTCGCCGTCGTTATGGACGGCTTCGATCGAGACGCGGCCGCCGCTGGGAGTGAACTTGATGGCGTTGCTCAGCAGGTTATATAGGATCTGCTTGAAACGGGCAGGATCGGCGGAGATCATTTCAACGCCGCCGTCGATGTTGACCAGCAAATTGATATCCTTTTTGGTCGCCAGCGGTTCGACCACGCTCTGGACCACGCTCATCGCGTCGGGTAGCGACAGCAGCTCCGGCCGGACCTCAATAGTGCCCGATTCAACCTTGGCCAGGTCGAGGATGTCGTTGATCAGCTGCAGCAGATGCTTGCTCGAGACGACGATGTTGCCCACGTATTTCATCTGTTTGTTGTTAAGCCCGCCGTAAGTCTCATCCTCCAGCAATTCCGAGAAGCCGATGATGGAATTCAGCGGCGTGCGCAGCTCGTGGCTCATGGTCGCCAGGAATTGCGACTTGAGGCGGTTGGCGGTCTCC
This genomic window contains:
- a CDS encoding ATP-binding protein; this encodes MKFYPGSLRQKIIIAYLTGAALVFAFAALSWNNLNAQQAIVSSGESVSSLFDTTLEIRRFEKNYFLYRTAGDYNELLAYIDQADDILGRQELTMFTTPEVIDGLSNNLQAYRDLLTQDTGSSAAAGASTAGSVAAAGSSAGPGGSPGDPALEAAIREKGKEIVTTSEQINTSRNGIMADTLQSGKRNLLIGIGLLLAAVFAGGVLFSRKTIRPLAELEQHMVRITSGEFSLIPVKFRDREFVSLKAAFNRMLLELRARQDYLVESEKFAAMGTLVFGVAHELNNPLANISTSTQILKEEIDDGDIRYQKELLGQIQAETDRARDVVGSLLNYSRSKEKQTFKLRGAVDETVRLVKAEVPSNIALQIDIPAGLTVYADRQKIQQVLINLVKNAIDAIEGEGRIRVFAAGLDDRNLEIVVLDNGAGMEPDKLEKIFDPFYTSKQEGYGLGLFIVHNIIADYGGSISVDSYPGKGTTFTIVLPMKES
- a CDS encoding sigma-54 dependent transcriptional regulator encodes the protein MENAGRMLIVEDEKTALKNLEHVMKKEGYRVTGTMSGPNALQLLEKNEYDIVLTDLKMEKVDGVEVLEKSKSLYPDSEVIMITAYASIPSAVETMKKGAYDYIAKPFNLDDVRKAVRAALERVALRKENTQLREQLEQFEGKVKIVTQNSMMQKLLETARQIAPTDCNVLITGESGTGKELFARYLHFTSNRSKGGFFAINCGALTEDLLANELFGHEKGAFTGANSLKKGIIESASGGTLFLDEITEMSAAMQVKLLRVLQEKELIRVGGTDAVEVDVRILAASNRNLHEATMQKRFRQDLYYRLNVVSLHIPPLSERRDDIPLLCQYFLKKYSALMNKDVREMSPSVIGLLMNYDFPGNVRELENIVERGVALANDRVVEMAHLPDDLKDLDIKTFRRKEGRYPTLAEQELSYIRWVLQETGGNKTLTAGILGIDRVSLWRKIKKYEMEEV
- a CDS encoding universal stress protein, producing the protein MGKILVPVDGSESAKKAADAAIEMASLMGDEVVALRVIDVESYAGNWEFMRDQVEEELKRDAGEILDDVEKRAAAKGVNVEKIMRYGDASNEIISYVKKNKDDIRSIMMGSAGRRGIARAFIGSTASRVARQVGAEVPCPVTIVPA
- a CDS encoding response regulator; its protein translation is MLNGSNHHDKILIVDDSPQNVQLLEAYLAAAGYEVAAAFDGTEALQKLEGEEPPDLIILDVMMPGLNGYQVCEEIKNHHDTHRIPVMMLTALSEIDDKVKGFEAGADEFLSKPVDKLELLLRVKSLLRTKHLNEDLENARDVIYTLALAIEANDPYTRGHSERVAQYGASIAAHMNLTEEQIDVIRNAGILHDIGKIGISEVILQKPGPLTDTELIAVQDHPAIGEKICKPLRSANLLLTVIRHHQERFDGDGYPDRLAGDQIPIEARIISVADAYDAMTSPRPYRPPMSQRQVLGTLRREAGKQWDPAVVKAFLELIENERELIPYSTEVDSQP
- a CDS encoding response regulator translates to MEDKKILVVEDNVMNLELVSDLLEAHGFSVVQAQSGAAAIELAEKEQPDLILMDLQLPEMDGLEATRRLKQNRLTNSIDVVALTAHAMLGDEEKAREAGCSGYIAKPINTREFAEVISGFLDGGPHTAEAD
- a CDS encoding ATP-binding protein, which gives rise to MINPLQRSLEAKILILVMGIVTIGFGIFAVFDVSRDSSDLHRQKEESTDQLSASVVGSIQNTMLAGKGQVATSAIDKLRTAPEVDRIQVYSNKGNEVFSDSGVQGTANDSVNSVLSTGTPAQYYEDRSDGHYLVQVRPLPTEAACLQCHSDGQPLRGAVLVATSMTNVQQAVQDDIIRMAAVFITGIITLLVVLWFALRATVLKPLRHVVGVIHNIADGDLSERVTVSSSDEVGDMADSFNKMADSLEETQDNLRRVNLNLLEANRLKSEFLSVMSHELRTPLNAIIGFSEVLKDLGDGNGHIGDREEKYLLNIETSGRHLLQLINDILDLAKISSEDNELMLEDLSIPQVMEDIRKLGHPFAAQRRVLLEVPPQEQLPLIQGDGAKIKRILYNLVSNAIKFTPEGGRVVLEAKTVDNMVEISVTDTGIGISQEDQGRIFTEFQQLETAHTRRHEGTGVGLALSKKLVEMHGGLIRVESELGKGSRFTFSLPITPGKRRSADWRLDKLPEAVIDPETVAGQPLVLVVEDDRQTSELIGLWLEEASYRVARAFDGEQALRLARELKPYVITLDILLPKLDGWQVLQELKANPETRDIPVIIISILERSRRGIELGAFDYFVKPIEKKELLCRLESHSLYTSGLKAKPVE